Sequence from the Corallococcus sp. EGB genome:
TGGAAATCTCCCTGAGACGTTGACGGTCCTCCGCGTGTCCCGTTTCCTCCTCGCGCACACCGCGCTGCCGAGCGCCACCGTGGCCGCCTTCATGCTGGCGGGCTGCGCCCCCCCTGCACGGATGGGATTTCCAAACCGGGGGGCCCGCGCGACGCGCGCCACTGCCCGCGTTGAGCCCCGCGCGGGCAGCGGGCGGTTGCGGGGCACGGAAGCGGGCGCCTACAGTCGCCGCGCCTTGAGCGAGTCCGCCCCCTCCCCGAGTCCCCCGCTCCCCTCCACCTCCCACCGGGCCCTCGTCGTGGCGCGAGCGCTGGCGGTGCTCGGCGGGCTGGGCTGGTTCCTGTGGCTGGGCGGTGGGCCGGTGCTGCCGCCCACGCGCATCGACTGGATGATGCGCGAGGACTGGGCCGCGCACATCTTCGGCTGGCTCTTCTTCCGCAACGCGGACTGGGCGCTGCCCCTGGGCGCGGCGCCCAACCACTTCTATCCCTACGGCTCGTCGGTGGCGCTCACGGACGGCAACCCGTGGGTGGCGCTGCTGCTCAAGCCCCTCTCACCGCTGTTGCCCGTGGACTTCCAGTACACCGGGCCGTGGCTGGCCCTGTGCTACGCGCTGATGGGCTACTTCGGCGCGAGGCTGGTGGAGGTGGTGTCCCCGCGCCCGGTGCCCGTGGCGTTGGGCGGCGCGCTGCTGGCGCTGTCGCCGGTGATGGTGGCGCGGTTCGGCCACCCCACGCTGTGCGCGCACTGGCTGCTGCTGGCCCTGCTGTGGCTCAACCTGCGCGACCTCCCGGACGCGCGCGCCGCGACGCGGAGCCTGGGACTCGCCGCCCTCTTCAACGCCATCGCGTCGGGCACGCATCCGTACTGGGTGGCCATGTTGATGCCGCTGACGCTGACGCTCGGGGTGCGGCTCGTCTGGAGCCGGAAACTCGGCCCCGGGCGCGTCGCGGCCCTGTGCGCGGGCATCGCCGCGCTGGACGTGGGGCTGTTCGCCCTCTTCGGCTACTTCGGCGGCAGCGGGCTGGGCGCGGAGGGCTTCGGAGAGTTCTCCGCGGACCTGGCCACGCTGGTGAACCCCATGGGTTGGAGCCGCCTGTTGCCGGACCTGCCCGCCGCGCCCCGGCAGGGCGAGGGCTTCGGCTACCTGGGCGCGGGGGCGCTGCTGCTCGGGGTGGTGGCCGTGGTGAGCCTGTTCGTCCGCGGGCGCGAGGCGCGCGCGCTGGACTGGCGCCGGGTGCTCCCCGCGGCGGTGATGGTGCTGCTCATGGCGGTCTACGCGCTGTCGTCGCGCGTGACGTGGCTGGGCCAGCCGGTGGCGGACCTGGACGGGCTGTACGCGCCGCTGGTGAAGGCGACGAACGCGTTCCGCGCGTCCGGCCGCTTCGTCTGGCCGC
This genomic interval carries:
- a CDS encoding DUF6311 domain-containing protein, translating into MSRFLLAHTALPSATVAAFMLAGCAPPARMGFPNRGARATRATARVEPRAGSGRLRGTEAGAYSRRALSESAPSPSPPLPSTSHRALVVARALAVLGGLGWFLWLGGGPVLPPTRIDWMMREDWAAHIFGWLFFRNADWALPLGAAPNHFYPYGSSVALTDGNPWVALLLKPLSPLLPVDFQYTGPWLALCYALMGYFGARLVEVVSPRPVPVALGGALLALSPVMVARFGHPTLCAHWLLLALLWLNLRDLPDARAATRSLGLAALFNAIASGTHPYWVAMLMPLTLTLGVRLVWSRKLGPGRVAALCAGIAALDVGLFALFGYFGGSGLGAEGFGEFSADLATLVNPMGWSRLLPDLPAAPRQGEGFGYLGAGALLLGVVAVVSLFVRGREARALDWRRVLPAAVMVLLMAVYALSSRVTWLGQPVADLDGLYAPLVKATNAFRASGRFVWPLHYLLFAGAVLVVARLWRGVPAVAVAALTVALALQVYDVREEKSALFKPVRFHRLTSTDWDALKGPYQHLALFPPQVQWVCRYDEPLVNALAYQAYRLKLTFNSGYASRTPAELAAECNASLPTGGLDASTAYVLLPQHVRPFLDAGARCGVVEGLPVCVAGGNTDAFAQGLARQPLR